In the genome of Bacillus sp. S3, one region contains:
- a CDS encoding carbohydrate kinase family protein has protein sequence MNRQETKKVDILCIGGANVDWKIQALKPLAHGTSNPALSMKSRGGVARNIAENAGRIGLNTALLAYVGADSEGEWLLQKTKNFVDVSPTEIIQGKPTGTYTAVLDDDGEMAIALADMTIYNEVQKCFFETNMHYIKSAKMILIDMNFPAEVIAQVINSCKKTDIPVCIATVSAPKTAKLPASLDGVTWLIANQKEAEALSKIKITSEGDFYRAAELILKKGVEKVVITRQEKGLIYFTRNGEAGAIVPPSIPVVEVTGAGDSLIAGILFGYLKGLSTEDACKIGITCSMITLQTSETVNPELNQQLLQKGFQKYFSKGVSC, from the coding sequence ATGAATAGACAGGAAACAAAAAAAGTTGATATTCTCTGTATCGGCGGTGCAAATGTAGATTGGAAAATACAAGCCCTTAAACCCTTAGCCCACGGTACATCAAACCCGGCCTTAAGTATGAAGTCAAGAGGCGGGGTAGCTAGAAATATTGCAGAAAATGCGGGGCGGATTGGATTGAATACGGCTTTATTAGCCTATGTTGGAGCAGATTCTGAAGGAGAATGGCTCCTGCAAAAAACTAAAAACTTTGTTGATGTAAGTCCCACAGAAATAATTCAAGGAAAACCAACGGGAACCTATACAGCGGTACTTGATGATGATGGTGAGATGGCAATCGCCCTTGCAGATATGACAATTTATAATGAAGTGCAAAAATGTTTTTTTGAGACCAATATGCACTATATTAAAAGTGCAAAAATGATTTTAATAGATATGAATTTTCCCGCAGAGGTAATTGCACAAGTTATAAATAGCTGTAAAAAAACAGACATACCAGTTTGTATCGCAACAGTATCTGCACCTAAAACAGCGAAATTACCTGCCTCTTTAGATGGGGTTACATGGTTAATTGCCAATCAAAAAGAGGCTGAAGCCCTGTCGAAAATTAAGATTACCTCTGAGGGGGATTTCTACCGTGCAGCCGAATTGATCTTGAAAAAGGGTGTAGAGAAGGTAGTCATCACAAGACAAGAGAAAGGTTTAATTTATTTCACAAGAAATGGAGAAGCCGGAGCCATTGTACCGCCAAGTATTCCGGTTGTGGAAGTAACTGGAGCAGGCGATTCACTTATTGCAGGAATTTTATTTGGTTATTTAAAAGGCCTAAGTACTGAAGATGCCTGTAAAATTGGCATCACCTGTTCAATGATTACTCTCCAGACAAGCGAAACAGTAAATCCCGAATTGAACCAACAGTTACTGCAGAAGGGATTTCAAAAATATTTCAGTAAGGGAGTAAGTTGTTAA
- a CDS encoding anti-repressor SinI family protein, which yields MFITNSEVNVIDQEWVALILEAKKLGISIEDVREFLNQDSLGEPSGTY from the coding sequence ATGTTCATTACGAATAGTGAAGTGAATGTGATCGACCAGGAATGGGTGGCACTGATATTAGAAGCAAAGAAACTTGGAATATCAATTGAAGATGTACGGGAATTTCTTAATCAAGATTCGCTAGGAGAGCCTTCAGGTACATATTAA
- a CDS encoding helix-turn-helix domain-containing protein: MIGDRVKKFRLEKKMSLSELAEQAGVAKSYLSSLERNLQKNPSIQFLEKIAAVLNLPVEHLIHEQIDKDTLDSEWMNLVKEAMSSGVSKDQFRDFLEFNKWRINQNNND; the protein is encoded by the coding sequence ATGATTGGTGACCGTGTTAAGAAATTTCGATTAGAAAAGAAGATGTCCTTATCCGAACTTGCAGAACAAGCCGGAGTGGCAAAATCTTATTTAAGTTCCCTTGAAAGAAATTTGCAAAAAAATCCTTCCATCCAATTTCTTGAAAAAATTGCTGCTGTATTAAATCTTCCAGTTGAACATTTAATCCATGAGCAAATCGACAAAGATACACTGGATAGTGAATGGATGAATCTTGTCAAAGAAGCTATGAGCTCAGGTGTTTCCAAGGACCAATTTCGTGATTTCCTAGAATTTAATAAGTGGAGAATAAATCAAAATAATAATGATTAA
- the map gene encoding type I methionyl aminopeptidase, producing the protein MIVLKSQREIEAMKKAGDILAACHKEIAKLIQPGVTTWEIEEFVAGFLTKNGATPEQKGYKGYEYATCASINDEVCHGFPRKEPLKEGDIVTIDMVVNYNGALADSAWSYAVGKVSEETDHLLKVTREALYKGIEQAVPGNRIGDIGHAIQAFVESEGLSVVRDFIGHGIGAVIHEKPDVPHYGLPGKGARIKEGMVFTIEPMVNIGRYQTKMDGNGWTARTFDGKYSAQYEHTIAITKDGPIILTEQN; encoded by the coding sequence ATGATTGTCCTTAAATCTCAACGTGAAATTGAAGCAATGAAAAAGGCCGGAGATATTCTTGCAGCGTGCCATAAAGAAATTGCAAAACTAATACAACCAGGAGTTACAACTTGGGAAATCGAGGAGTTTGTGGCCGGATTTCTCACTAAAAATGGAGCAACACCGGAACAAAAAGGCTACAAAGGTTATGAATATGCAACATGTGCAAGCATTAATGACGAAGTGTGTCATGGCTTTCCAAGAAAAGAACCATTAAAAGAGGGCGATATTGTCACGATTGATATGGTTGTTAATTATAATGGGGCTTTAGCCGATTCCGCATGGTCTTACGCAGTTGGCAAGGTTTCTGAGGAGACGGATCATTTATTAAAAGTAACGAGGGAAGCCTTATACAAGGGGATTGAACAGGCGGTTCCGGGCAATCGAATTGGAGATATTGGCCATGCCATTCAAGCCTTTGTTGAAAGCGAAGGTCTTTCTGTAGTCCGGGACTTTATTGGTCACGGGATTGGTGCGGTGATTCACGAGAAACCCGACGTTCCCCATTATGGACTGCCTGGAAAAGGGGCAAGAATTAAAGAGGGCATGGTATTTACGATTGAACCGATGGTGAATATCGGCAGATACCAAACAAAGATGGATGGCAATGGCTGGACGGCAAGGACATTCGACGGTAAATATTCAGCACAATATGAGCATACAATAGCCATTACAAAGGATGGCCCGATTATTTTAACCGAACAGAATTAA
- a CDS encoding DUF1128 domain-containing protein: MNLSEKSVENVEYMIEQIKEKLKVLNLGAIKPSHFDEEMYEELKEIYEMVLKKNSFSPNEMQALVEELGSLRKK, translated from the coding sequence ATGAACTTATCAGAAAAATCTGTTGAAAATGTCGAATATATGATTGAACAAATAAAGGAAAAATTAAAGGTGCTAAATCTTGGGGCCATAAAGCCTTCACACTTTGACGAAGAAATGTATGAAGAATTAAAGGAAATTTATGAAATGGTCCTTAAAAAGAATTCGTTTAGCCCGAATGAAATGCAGGCACTGGTAGAGGAACTAGGGAGTTTGAGAAAGAAGTAA
- a CDS encoding YtxH domain-containing protein produces MTRKNQFWKGILLGALAGGAISLLDRQTREAMKENIQKTSCKVAYIVRNPGEVSDKVKGTAAKIKIAYEQMSEDISYITDKVEELKELTPQVTDILKETKETFTGHEQTDLLEEVLGEGEKI; encoded by the coding sequence ATGACGAGGAAAAATCAATTTTGGAAGGGGATCCTGCTTGGGGCCCTTGCAGGTGGGGCTATTAGTTTATTAGACAGACAAACACGTGAGGCTATGAAGGAAAATATTCAAAAAACATCTTGTAAGGTTGCCTATATCGTCCGTAATCCCGGAGAAGTCTCAGATAAAGTAAAGGGGACGGCGGCGAAAATCAAGATAGCCTATGAACAAATGAGTGAAGATATTTCCTATATTACAGATAAAGTGGAGGAATTGAAGGAGTTAACACCACAAGTTACAGACATTCTAAAAGAAACAAAGGAAACATTTACTGGGCATGAACAAACAGACTTGTTAGAAGAAGTGCTAGGGGAAGGGGAAAAAATATAA